Proteins from a single region of Hordeum vulgare subsp. vulgare chromosome 6H, MorexV3_pseudomolecules_assembly, whole genome shotgun sequence:
- the LOC123402707 gene encoding protein phosphatase 2C and cyclic nucleotide-binding/kinase domain-containing protein isoform X9, which yields MGCSPSKCCFCSHFKGCLQSHGCLDQTPESPRESRGKSSWRRAKTDASASDGSSDDLDGGDGFNQMNITRESNVGINRLSRVSSQFLPPEGSRKVRVPLGNYDLRYSYLSQRGYYPESLDKPNQDSFCIHTPFGTSPDDHFFGVFDGHGEYGAQCSQFVQRRLCENLLRDSRFHTDAVQALHSAFLATNSQLHADSLDDSMSGTTAITILVRGKTLYIANTGDSRALIAEKRGEDIIAVDLSIDQTPYRTDEVERVKECGARVLTLDQIEGLKNPYVQCWGNEESDDGDPPRLWVENGMYPGTAFTRSIGDSVAESIGVVANPEIFILELSASHPFFVIASDGVFEFLSSQTVVDMIAKYKDPRDACAAIVAESYRLWLQYETRTDDITIILVHINGLTDSGSTHTILKVSLQPSQQVVELVGSESPSVTSLNPNNQRSRHDPSRARLRVIESSLENGQLWTPPSPSHRKTWEEQVRSTHFFIVQNLVQDVLLSPSADKSYKQNDTKAHIERILHDHFLFRKLTDSQCNVLLDCMQRVEATPGDIVVQQGGEGDCFYVVGNGEFEVLAMQEEDGKEVTKVLHRYTADKLSSFGELALMYNKPLQSSVRAVTNGTLWALKREDFRGILMSEFSNIPSLKLLRSVQLFTRLTVLQLSQLADSLVEESFADGQVIVDKDDDVSSLYIIQRGRVRLTVAVDRLNSDSWDLLSTRGKQVQQSQESGNYVVEIDEGGHFGEWALIGETITFTASSVGDVICSTIAKEKFDLVVGSLPKPSQADSKLKDSLIPKENQHSVDDDLPFRRVQLSDLEWKECIYAADCSEIGLVQIRGSDKIKSFKRFYIKRVNDLRKEKQVFQEKDMMKILSKSACVPEVLCTCADQSYLGILLNCYLCCSLASILNAPLSESSARFYAASVVVALEELHRRCFSRYSYARPIGTSADS from the exons ATGGGCTGCTCACCTTCTAAGTGTTGTTTTTGTTCACATTTTAAGGGTTGTTTGCAGTCCCATGGGTGTCTTGATCAAACACCCGAATCCCCAAGAGAGTCAAGGGGAAAGTCAAGTTGGAGAAGGGCAAAGACAGATGCTAGTGCTTCAGATGGCTCTTCTGATGATCTAGATGGAGGTGATGGATTCAATCAAATGAACATTACAAGGGAATCAAATGTTGGTATTAATCGTCTCTCAAGGGTCTCTTCACAGTTTCTTCCTCCGGAAGGTTCGCGCAAAGTTCGAGTCCCATTGGGGAACTATGACCTGAGATACTCCTATTTGTCTCAAAGAGGTTACTACCCAGAGTCATTGGACaaaccaaaccaagatagcttttgCATACACACTCCATTTGGAACAAGCCCTGATGACCACTTCTTTGGTGTATTTGATGGTCATGGGGAATATGGAGCTCAGTGCTCGCAGTTTGTACAACGAAGATTGTGTGAAAACTTGCTCCGGGATAGCCGGTTTCATACTGATGCTGTTCAGGCTCTTCATTCTGCTTTCTTGGCAACAAATTCCCAGCTCCATGCCGACAGCTTGGATGATTccatgagtggtactaccgcgatCACTATACTGGTGAGGGGCAAAACATTGTACATTGCAAATACTGGTGATTCACGTGCTCTTATTGCTgagaaaagaggagaagatattATTGCTGTTGACCTGTCCATAGATCAAACTCCTTACCGGACCGATGAGGTTGAAAGGGTCAAGGAGTGTGGTGCCAGGGTTCTGACATTGGATCAAATAGAGGGACTAAAGAATCCATATGTGCAGTGTTGGGGTAACGAGGAAAGTGACGATGGCGATCCTCCAAGGTTGTGGGTGGAAAATGGCATGTATCCGGGAACTGCTTTTACTCGTAGTATTGgagattctgttgctgaatcaattgGTGTTGTCGCAAATCCTGAAATTTTTATCCTGGAGCTCAGTGCCAGCCATCCATTCTTTGTTATTGCTAGTGATGGAGTTTTCGAGTTTCTTTCTAGCCAAACAGTTGTAGACATG ATTGCTAAATACAAGGATCCTCGTGATGCatgtgctgctattgttgctgagTCCTATCGTCTCTGGCTACAATATGAAACTCGTACAGATgacatcacaatcatacttgtACATATTAACGGGTTAACTGAT AGTGGTTCCACCCATACCATATTGAAGGTGTCTTTACAACCATCACAGCAAGTAGTAGAATTGGTGGGATCTGAATCACCATCGGTCACAAGTTTGAACCCCAATAACCAGCGTTCCAGGCATGATCCATCACGTGCACGGTTGAGAGTTATTGAAAGTTCTCTAGAAAATGGTCAACTATGGACTCCTCCATCGCCATCACATCGGAAGACATGGGAAGAGCAAGTAAGGTCTACCCACTTTTTCATTGTGCAAAATTTAGTTCAGGACGTATTATTATCTCCTAGTGCTGACAAATCCTATAAACAAAATGATACGAAGGCACATATTGAGAGGATACTACATGATCATTTCCTCTTCAGAAAGCTCACTGATTCACAAtgcaatgttttacttgattgcaTGCAACGGGTTGAGGCAACACCCGGGGATATAGTGGTGCAGCAG GGTGGTGAAGGTGACTGCTTTTATGTAGTTGGGAATGGTGAGTTTGAAGTTCTGGCCATGCAG GAAGAAGATGGAAAGGAAGTGACTAAGGTTTTGCATAGGTATACTGCTGACAAACTATCTTCCTTTGGAGAGCTAGCACTGAT GTATAACAAGCCACTTCAGTCTTCGGTCCGTGCCGTGACTAATGGAACATTATGGGCTCTAAAGCGGGAGGACTTCCGGGGAATTCTGATGTCAGAATTTTCAAACATACCATCACTGAAGTTGCTTCGATCTGTACAACTGTTTACAAGATTGACAGTGCTTCAGTTAAGTCAACTTGCCGACTCACTTGTTGAGGAATCATTTGCAGACGGACAAGTAATAGTAGACAAG GATGATGATGTCTCTTCTCTATATATTATTCAAAGAGGCCGTGTGAGACTTACAGTAGCAGTTGATAGGTTGAATTCAGATTCGTGGGATCTTCTTAGTACTCGTGGAAAGCAGGTCCAACAGAGTCAAGAAAGTGGCAATTATGTTGTTGAGATAGATGAGGGAGGTCACTTTGGAGAGTGGGCTCTCATTGGAGAGACCATCACATTTACTGCTAGCTCAGTTGGTGATGTGATCTGTTCTACTATAGCAAAAGAGAAATTTGATTTAGTTGTCGGGTCTTTGCCTAAACCTTCGCAGGCTGATTCCAA GCTTAAAGATTCTCTTATCCCAAAGGAGAATCAGCATAGTGTGGATGACGATTTGCCCTTCAGGAGGGTTCAGCTATCTGATTTG GAATGGAAGGAGTGCATATATGCCGCTGATTGCAGTGAGATCGGTCTTGTCCAAATTAGAGGCTCTG ATAAGATCAAAAGCTTCAAAAGGTTTTACATTAAGAGGGTAAATGATCTCCGTAAGGAAAAGCAGGTGTTTCAGGAGAAAGACATGATGAAAATTTTGAGCAAATCAGCTTGTGTGCCAGAAGTTTTATGTACTTGTGCGGATCAATCATACCTTGGAATACTGCtgaattgttacctttgttgctcACTGGCTTCAATACTTAATGCACCACTAAGTGAGTCATCCGCACGATTCTATGCAGCTTCAGTTGTTGTTGCTCTAGAAGAACTTCATCGG AGGTGTTTCAGCAGATATTCTTATGCTCGACCGATCGGGACATCTGCAG ATAGTTGA
- the LOC123402707 gene encoding protein phosphatase 2C and cyclic nucleotide-binding/kinase domain-containing protein isoform X11, which produces MGCSPSKCCFCSHFKGCLQSHGCLDQTPESPRESRGKSSWRRAKTDASASDGSSDDLDGGDGFNQMNITRESNVGINRLSRVSSQFLPPEGSRKVRVPLGNYDLRYSYLSQRGYYPESLDKPNQDSFCIHTPFGTSPDDHFFGVFDGHGEYGAQCSQFVQRRLCENLLRDSRFHTDAVQALHSAFLATNSQLHADSLDDSMSGTTAITILVRGKTLYIANTGDSRALIAEKRGEDIIAVDLSIDQTPYRTDEVERVKECGARVLTLDQIEGLKNPYVQCWGNEESDDGDPPRLWVENGMYPGTAFTRSIGDSVAESIGVVANPEIFILELSASHPFFVIASDGVFEFLSSQTVVDMIAKYKDPRDACAAIVAESYRLWLQYETRTDDITIILVHINGLTDSGSTHTILKVSLQPSQQVVELVGSESPSVTSLNPNNQRSRHDPSRARLRVIESSLENGQLWTPPSPSHRKTWEEQVRSTHFFIVQNLVQDVLLSPSADKSYKQNDTKAHIERILHDHFLFRKLTDSQCNVLLDCMQRVEATPGDIVVQQGGEGDCFYVVGNGEFEVLAMQEEDGKEVTKVLHRYTADKLSSFGELALMYNKPLQSSVRAVTNGTLWALKREDFRGILMSEFSNIPSLKLLRSVQLFTRLTVLQLSQLADSLVEESFADGQVIVDKDDDVSSLYIIQRGRVRLTVAVDRLNSDSWDLLSTRGKQVQQSQESGNYVVEIDEGGHFGEWALIGETITFTASSVGDVICSTIAKEKFDLVVGSLPKPSQADSKLKDSLIPKENQHSVDDDLPFRRVQLSDLEWKECIYAADCSEIGLVQIRGSDKIKSFKRFYIKRVNDLRKEKQVFQEKDMMKILSKSACVPEVLCTCADQSYLGILLNCYLCCSLASILNAPLSESSARFYAASVVVALEELHRIFLCSTDRDICR; this is translated from the exons ATGGGCTGCTCACCTTCTAAGTGTTGTTTTTGTTCACATTTTAAGGGTTGTTTGCAGTCCCATGGGTGTCTTGATCAAACACCCGAATCCCCAAGAGAGTCAAGGGGAAAGTCAAGTTGGAGAAGGGCAAAGACAGATGCTAGTGCTTCAGATGGCTCTTCTGATGATCTAGATGGAGGTGATGGATTCAATCAAATGAACATTACAAGGGAATCAAATGTTGGTATTAATCGTCTCTCAAGGGTCTCTTCACAGTTTCTTCCTCCGGAAGGTTCGCGCAAAGTTCGAGTCCCATTGGGGAACTATGACCTGAGATACTCCTATTTGTCTCAAAGAGGTTACTACCCAGAGTCATTGGACaaaccaaaccaagatagcttttgCATACACACTCCATTTGGAACAAGCCCTGATGACCACTTCTTTGGTGTATTTGATGGTCATGGGGAATATGGAGCTCAGTGCTCGCAGTTTGTACAACGAAGATTGTGTGAAAACTTGCTCCGGGATAGCCGGTTTCATACTGATGCTGTTCAGGCTCTTCATTCTGCTTTCTTGGCAACAAATTCCCAGCTCCATGCCGACAGCTTGGATGATTccatgagtggtactaccgcgatCACTATACTGGTGAGGGGCAAAACATTGTACATTGCAAATACTGGTGATTCACGTGCTCTTATTGCTgagaaaagaggagaagatattATTGCTGTTGACCTGTCCATAGATCAAACTCCTTACCGGACCGATGAGGTTGAAAGGGTCAAGGAGTGTGGTGCCAGGGTTCTGACATTGGATCAAATAGAGGGACTAAAGAATCCATATGTGCAGTGTTGGGGTAACGAGGAAAGTGACGATGGCGATCCTCCAAGGTTGTGGGTGGAAAATGGCATGTATCCGGGAACTGCTTTTACTCGTAGTATTGgagattctgttgctgaatcaattgGTGTTGTCGCAAATCCTGAAATTTTTATCCTGGAGCTCAGTGCCAGCCATCCATTCTTTGTTATTGCTAGTGATGGAGTTTTCGAGTTTCTTTCTAGCCAAACAGTTGTAGACATG ATTGCTAAATACAAGGATCCTCGTGATGCatgtgctgctattgttgctgagTCCTATCGTCTCTGGCTACAATATGAAACTCGTACAGATgacatcacaatcatacttgtACATATTAACGGGTTAACTGAT AGTGGTTCCACCCATACCATATTGAAGGTGTCTTTACAACCATCACAGCAAGTAGTAGAATTGGTGGGATCTGAATCACCATCGGTCACAAGTTTGAACCCCAATAACCAGCGTTCCAGGCATGATCCATCACGTGCACGGTTGAGAGTTATTGAAAGTTCTCTAGAAAATGGTCAACTATGGACTCCTCCATCGCCATCACATCGGAAGACATGGGAAGAGCAAGTAAGGTCTACCCACTTTTTCATTGTGCAAAATTTAGTTCAGGACGTATTATTATCTCCTAGTGCTGACAAATCCTATAAACAAAATGATACGAAGGCACATATTGAGAGGATACTACATGATCATTTCCTCTTCAGAAAGCTCACTGATTCACAAtgcaatgttttacttgattgcaTGCAACGGGTTGAGGCAACACCCGGGGATATAGTGGTGCAGCAG GGTGGTGAAGGTGACTGCTTTTATGTAGTTGGGAATGGTGAGTTTGAAGTTCTGGCCATGCAG GAAGAAGATGGAAAGGAAGTGACTAAGGTTTTGCATAGGTATACTGCTGACAAACTATCTTCCTTTGGAGAGCTAGCACTGAT GTATAACAAGCCACTTCAGTCTTCGGTCCGTGCCGTGACTAATGGAACATTATGGGCTCTAAAGCGGGAGGACTTCCGGGGAATTCTGATGTCAGAATTTTCAAACATACCATCACTGAAGTTGCTTCGATCTGTACAACTGTTTACAAGATTGACAGTGCTTCAGTTAAGTCAACTTGCCGACTCACTTGTTGAGGAATCATTTGCAGACGGACAAGTAATAGTAGACAAG GATGATGATGTCTCTTCTCTATATATTATTCAAAGAGGCCGTGTGAGACTTACAGTAGCAGTTGATAGGTTGAATTCAGATTCGTGGGATCTTCTTAGTACTCGTGGAAAGCAGGTCCAACAGAGTCAAGAAAGTGGCAATTATGTTGTTGAGATAGATGAGGGAGGTCACTTTGGAGAGTGGGCTCTCATTGGAGAGACCATCACATTTACTGCTAGCTCAGTTGGTGATGTGATCTGTTCTACTATAGCAAAAGAGAAATTTGATTTAGTTGTCGGGTCTTTGCCTAAACCTTCGCAGGCTGATTCCAA GCTTAAAGATTCTCTTATCCCAAAGGAGAATCAGCATAGTGTGGATGACGATTTGCCCTTCAGGAGGGTTCAGCTATCTGATTTG GAATGGAAGGAGTGCATATATGCCGCTGATTGCAGTGAGATCGGTCTTGTCCAAATTAGAGGCTCTG ATAAGATCAAAAGCTTCAAAAGGTTTTACATTAAGAGGGTAAATGATCTCCGTAAGGAAAAGCAGGTGTTTCAGGAGAAAGACATGATGAAAATTTTGAGCAAATCAGCTTGTGTGCCAGAAGTTTTATGTACTTGTGCGGATCAATCATACCTTGGAATACTGCtgaattgttacctttgttgctcACTGGCTTCAATACTTAATGCACCACTAAGTGAGTCATCCGCACGATTCTATGCAGCTTCAGTTGTTGTTGCTCTAGAAGAACTTCATCGG ATATTCTTATGCTCGACCGATCGGGACATCTGCAG ATAG
- the LOC123402707 gene encoding protein phosphatase 2C and cyclic nucleotide-binding/kinase domain-containing protein isoform X8 — MGCSPSKCCFCSHFKGCLQSHGCLDQTPESPRESRGKSSWRRAKTDASASDGSSDDLDGGDGFNQMNITRESNVGINRLSRVSSQFLPPEGSRKVRVPLGNYDLRYSYLSQRGYYPESLDKPNQDSFCIHTPFGTSPDDHFFGVFDGHGEYGAQCSQFVQRRLCENLLRDSRFHTDAVQALHSAFLATNSQLHADSLDDSMSGTTAITILVRGKTLYIANTGDSRALIAEKRGEDIIAVDLSIDQTPYRTDEVERVKECGARVLTLDQIEGLKNPYVQCWGNEESDDGDPPRLWVENGMYPGTAFTRSIGDSVAESIGVVANPEIFILELSASHPFFVIASDGVFEFLSSQTVVDMIAKYKDPRDACAAIVAESYRLWLQYETRTDDITIILVHINGLTDSGSTHTILKVSLQPSQQVVELVGSESPSVTSLNPNNQRSRHDPSRARLRVIESSLENGQLWTPPSPSHRKTWEEQVRSTHFFIVQNLVQDVLLSPSADKSYKQNDTKAHIERILHDHFLFRKLTDSQCNVLLDCMQRVEATPGDIVVQQGGEGDCFYVVGNGEFEVLAMQEEDGKEVTKVLHRYTADKLSSFGELALMYNKPLQSSVRAVTNGTLWALKREDFRGILMSEFSNIPSLKLLRSVQLFTRLTVLQLSQLADSLVEESFADGQVIVDKDDDVSSLYIIQRGRVRLTVAVDRLNSDSWDLLSTRGKQVQQSQESGNYVVEIDEGGHFGEWALIGETITFTASSVGDVICSTIAKEKFDLVVGSLPKPSQADSKLKDSLIPKENQHSVDDDLPFRRVQLSDLEWKECIYAADCSEIGLVQIRGSDKIKSFKRFYIKRVNDLRKEKQVFQEKDMMKILSKSACVPEVLCTCADQSYLGILLNCYLCCSLASILNAPLSESSARFYAASVVVALEELHRRCFSRYSYARPIGTSAGDYLILR, encoded by the exons ATGGGCTGCTCACCTTCTAAGTGTTGTTTTTGTTCACATTTTAAGGGTTGTTTGCAGTCCCATGGGTGTCTTGATCAAACACCCGAATCCCCAAGAGAGTCAAGGGGAAAGTCAAGTTGGAGAAGGGCAAAGACAGATGCTAGTGCTTCAGATGGCTCTTCTGATGATCTAGATGGAGGTGATGGATTCAATCAAATGAACATTACAAGGGAATCAAATGTTGGTATTAATCGTCTCTCAAGGGTCTCTTCACAGTTTCTTCCTCCGGAAGGTTCGCGCAAAGTTCGAGTCCCATTGGGGAACTATGACCTGAGATACTCCTATTTGTCTCAAAGAGGTTACTACCCAGAGTCATTGGACaaaccaaaccaagatagcttttgCATACACACTCCATTTGGAACAAGCCCTGATGACCACTTCTTTGGTGTATTTGATGGTCATGGGGAATATGGAGCTCAGTGCTCGCAGTTTGTACAACGAAGATTGTGTGAAAACTTGCTCCGGGATAGCCGGTTTCATACTGATGCTGTTCAGGCTCTTCATTCTGCTTTCTTGGCAACAAATTCCCAGCTCCATGCCGACAGCTTGGATGATTccatgagtggtactaccgcgatCACTATACTGGTGAGGGGCAAAACATTGTACATTGCAAATACTGGTGATTCACGTGCTCTTATTGCTgagaaaagaggagaagatattATTGCTGTTGACCTGTCCATAGATCAAACTCCTTACCGGACCGATGAGGTTGAAAGGGTCAAGGAGTGTGGTGCCAGGGTTCTGACATTGGATCAAATAGAGGGACTAAAGAATCCATATGTGCAGTGTTGGGGTAACGAGGAAAGTGACGATGGCGATCCTCCAAGGTTGTGGGTGGAAAATGGCATGTATCCGGGAACTGCTTTTACTCGTAGTATTGgagattctgttgctgaatcaattgGTGTTGTCGCAAATCCTGAAATTTTTATCCTGGAGCTCAGTGCCAGCCATCCATTCTTTGTTATTGCTAGTGATGGAGTTTTCGAGTTTCTTTCTAGCCAAACAGTTGTAGACATG ATTGCTAAATACAAGGATCCTCGTGATGCatgtgctgctattgttgctgagTCCTATCGTCTCTGGCTACAATATGAAACTCGTACAGATgacatcacaatcatacttgtACATATTAACGGGTTAACTGAT AGTGGTTCCACCCATACCATATTGAAGGTGTCTTTACAACCATCACAGCAAGTAGTAGAATTGGTGGGATCTGAATCACCATCGGTCACAAGTTTGAACCCCAATAACCAGCGTTCCAGGCATGATCCATCACGTGCACGGTTGAGAGTTATTGAAAGTTCTCTAGAAAATGGTCAACTATGGACTCCTCCATCGCCATCACATCGGAAGACATGGGAAGAGCAAGTAAGGTCTACCCACTTTTTCATTGTGCAAAATTTAGTTCAGGACGTATTATTATCTCCTAGTGCTGACAAATCCTATAAACAAAATGATACGAAGGCACATATTGAGAGGATACTACATGATCATTTCCTCTTCAGAAAGCTCACTGATTCACAAtgcaatgttttacttgattgcaTGCAACGGGTTGAGGCAACACCCGGGGATATAGTGGTGCAGCAG GGTGGTGAAGGTGACTGCTTTTATGTAGTTGGGAATGGTGAGTTTGAAGTTCTGGCCATGCAG GAAGAAGATGGAAAGGAAGTGACTAAGGTTTTGCATAGGTATACTGCTGACAAACTATCTTCCTTTGGAGAGCTAGCACTGAT GTATAACAAGCCACTTCAGTCTTCGGTCCGTGCCGTGACTAATGGAACATTATGGGCTCTAAAGCGGGAGGACTTCCGGGGAATTCTGATGTCAGAATTTTCAAACATACCATCACTGAAGTTGCTTCGATCTGTACAACTGTTTACAAGATTGACAGTGCTTCAGTTAAGTCAACTTGCCGACTCACTTGTTGAGGAATCATTTGCAGACGGACAAGTAATAGTAGACAAG GATGATGATGTCTCTTCTCTATATATTATTCAAAGAGGCCGTGTGAGACTTACAGTAGCAGTTGATAGGTTGAATTCAGATTCGTGGGATCTTCTTAGTACTCGTGGAAAGCAGGTCCAACAGAGTCAAGAAAGTGGCAATTATGTTGTTGAGATAGATGAGGGAGGTCACTTTGGAGAGTGGGCTCTCATTGGAGAGACCATCACATTTACTGCTAGCTCAGTTGGTGATGTGATCTGTTCTACTATAGCAAAAGAGAAATTTGATTTAGTTGTCGGGTCTTTGCCTAAACCTTCGCAGGCTGATTCCAA GCTTAAAGATTCTCTTATCCCAAAGGAGAATCAGCATAGTGTGGATGACGATTTGCCCTTCAGGAGGGTTCAGCTATCTGATTTG GAATGGAAGGAGTGCATATATGCCGCTGATTGCAGTGAGATCGGTCTTGTCCAAATTAGAGGCTCTG ATAAGATCAAAAGCTTCAAAAGGTTTTACATTAAGAGGGTAAATGATCTCCGTAAGGAAAAGCAGGTGTTTCAGGAGAAAGACATGATGAAAATTTTGAGCAAATCAGCTTGTGTGCCAGAAGTTTTATGTACTTGTGCGGATCAATCATACCTTGGAATACTGCtgaattgttacctttgttgctcACTGGCTTCAATACTTAATGCACCACTAAGTGAGTCATCCGCACGATTCTATGCAGCTTCAGTTGTTGTTGCTCTAGAAGAACTTCATCGG AGGTGTTTCAGCAGATATTCTTATGCTCGACCGATCGGGACATCTGCAGGTGATTATCTGATCTTAAG ATAG